Proteins encoded in a region of the Dryobates pubescens isolate bDryPub1 chromosome 14, bDryPub1.pri, whole genome shotgun sequence genome:
- the UTP23 gene encoding rRNA-processing protein UTP23 homolog, whose product MKLRRQKHAKKNMGFYKHNFHFSEPFQILLDGTFCQAALRNKIQIREQLPGYLGGSTQLCTTRCVIKELESLGKALYGAKLIAQRSEVRNCSHHKDPVSGSACLLSMIEDGNPHHFFIATQDQELANRVKKKAGVPLLFIIQNTMVLDKPSPKSLAFVQKLQTDQLVPEYQKQSIVQLKEKEGLAKQEGAKRRKRKRAGGPNPLSCLKKKKKTQEGQEPSAEKKKRRKRKRNRVKAEGVQSVQKNGEE is encoded by the exons ATGAAGCTGCGGCGGCAGAAGCATGCCAAGAAGAACATGGGCTTCTACAAGCACAACTTCCACTTCAGCGAGCCCTTCCAGATCTTGCTGGATGGCACCTTCTGCCAGGCCGCGCTCCGCAACAAGATCCAGATCCGGGAGCAGTTGCCCGGCTACCTCGGCGGCTCCACGCAGCTCTGCACCACCCG GTGTGTTATTAAAGAACTGGAATCATTGGGGAAAGCACTGTATGGAGCAAAATTAATTGCCCAAAGATCTGAAGTTCGAAACTGTTCTCACCACAAGGATCCTGTGAGTGGTTCAGCCTGTTTACTTTCCATGATTGAAGATGGCAATCCTCATCACTTCTTTATTGCTACACAG GACCAGGAATTAGCAAACAGAGTGAAAAAGAAGGCCGGCGTTCCTCTCCTCTTTATTATTCAGAACACTATGGTGCTAGATAAACCTTCTCCTAAATCTTTGGCATTTGTTCAAAAGTTGCAGACAGATCAGCTTGTTCCAGAGTACCAGAAACAAAGTATTGTGCAgctcaaagaaaaagaaggactAGCTAAACAAGAAGgtgcaaagagaagaaaacgGAAAAGGGCAGGTGGCCCCAATCCTCTCAGCtgtctgaagaagaaaaagaaaacacaggagGGTCAGGAGCCTTctgctgagaaaaagaaaagaaggaaaagaaaacgaAATAGGGTTAAAGCAGAAGGCGTGCAGTCAGTGCAGAAGAATGGAGAAGAATAA